From the Pangasianodon hypophthalmus isolate fPanHyp1 chromosome 17, fPanHyp1.pri, whole genome shotgun sequence genome, one window contains:
- the LOC128321007 gene encoding olfactory receptor 1-like yields the protein MADNISSIHSVTSTNATFIRPSTFYITGLYNIPHAKYYYLFLCFVYIVTFLGNSFIMGTIYLARSLHTAKYIAVFNLALSDLCGSSALIPKLLDMFLFDNQSISYEACLSNMFFVYCFMTLQCLTLLALAYDRLIAICFPLRYHAIVTKAAMIFIIGVMWVLSVSVNAVLVALITRLSFCRSTTVYSYFCDHGPIYKLACNDNTINSIMGNVCTATLLYFPLILIIASYVCIGFALRKIARGVEQVKAMKTCTSHLILVAMFYLPIISVYTVALTTRIDTNIRIINTVLTQTIPPMLNPIIYTLKTEEVMQAIKLLYKHAR from the coding sequence ATGGCTGATAACATTTCTTCCATTCATTCAGTAACATCAACAAATGCAACATTTATTCGCCCCTCCACATTTTACATCACTGGACTTTACAATATCCCACATGCAAAGTACTattatttgtttctttgcttTGTGTATATTGTGACCTTTTTGGGGAATTCTTTTATAATGGGCACCATCTACCTGGCACGCAGTTTACACACAGCCAAGTATATAGCTGTCTTCAACTTGGCTCTCTCTGATCTGTGTGGAAGCTCTGCTCTTATTCCAAAGCTCCTGGACATGTTTCTGTTTGATAATCAGAGTATATCCTACGAAGCCTGTTTGTcaaacatgttttttgtttattgctttaTGACTCTGCAGTGTCTTACTTTGCTTGCTTTAGCCTATGACAGACTAATTGCTATATGTTTTCCTCTAAGGTATCATGCTATTGTCACCAAAGCAGCAATGATTTTCATTATTGGTGTCATGTGGGTTCTATCTGTGAGTGTCAATGCTGTCCTTGTGGCTCTAATTACCAGATTGTCCTTCTGTAGATCtacaacagtttatagttatttCTGTGATCATGGCCCTATATACAAATTAGCCTGTAATGATAATACCATAAATTCTATAATGGGCAACGTCTGTACTGCTACCCTGCTTTACTTTCCATTAATACTAATAATTGCCTCATATGTTTGTATTGGTTTTGCATTACGGAAGATTGCACGTGGTGTTGAGCAAGTCAAAGCTATGAAAACCTGCACATCACATCTTATATTAGTGGCCATGTTTTATCTACCAATAATTAGTGTTTATACTGTAGCTCTTACCACACGTATAGACACAAATATCAGGATAATTAATACTGTCCTGACACAAACTATTCCACCTATGCTAAACCCCATCATATATACGTTAAAGACAGAGGAGGTCATGCAGGCTATTAAATTACTCTACAAACATGCAAGATGA